Proteins co-encoded in one uncultured Bacteroides sp. genomic window:
- a CDS encoding glycoside hydrolase family 127 protein, whose amino-acid sequence MVKLGVFICSLLFCNSIIAQDKLYQNTFPLSDVTLLNGPFKHARDLNIQTLLKYDVNRLLAPYRKEAGLAPKGESYENWIGLDGHVGGHYLSAMAINYAATGNAECKKRLEYMIAELKACQDANAKKHPEWGEGYVGGVPDSKVIWPKIKAGDVSVIWKYWVPWYNVHKMYAGLRDAWLYTGNKEAKRIFIKFCDWAINITSGLSDMKMEEMLGNEHGGMNEVFADAYQMTGDQKYLIAAKRFSHKMLLDAMAANTDNLDNKHANTQVPKVVGFERIAELSHDDKYGKAGSFFWETVTANRSLAFGGNSRREIFPSAAACSDYVNDVEGPESCNSYNMLKLTEDLFRVNPLAKYADFYERTLFNHILSSQHPEHGGYVYFTSARPRHYRVYSTPNEGMWCCVGSGMENHGKYGQFIYTHSKDSLFLNLFIASELNWKDKNIKVRQETGFPNEEQTKLTITSGNARFRLMIRYPYWVNDGQLKITVNGKMVDIVGHPSSYVSIDRIWKKGDVVEIKFPMNTHIERLPNVPNYIAFMHGPILLSAKTGTEDMKGLVADDSRWGHIAGGKKLPLNEAPIIVEDNIASLTDKVIPVAGKPFNFTFSQVKMVNPIKVVLEPFYKIHDARYEMYWMTLSNSQYRSYIDSLSVLEQQKADLQKRTIDFVAPGEQQPEVDHASEKQNTNSGNSLDEFWRDARNEGYFSYKLATNKETGLSLMVRYWGAETGNRKFDIYIDNEKLVTENISDKWNKKEFQNVEYLIPDSMLKGKDYVRVKFQSMPGNIAGAVYYVRIVRNK is encoded by the coding sequence ATGGTAAAGCTTGGTGTCTTTATTTGTAGTTTATTATTTTGTAATAGTATTATAGCTCAGGATAAATTATATCAGAATACTTTTCCATTAAGTGATGTGACATTACTTAATGGTCCTTTTAAGCATGCCAGAGATCTGAATATTCAGACACTTTTGAAATATGATGTTAATCGTTTATTAGCTCCTTACCGTAAGGAAGCAGGATTGGCTCCCAAAGGTGAGAGTTATGAAAACTGGATTGGACTGGATGGGCATGTGGGAGGACATTACCTCTCGGCAATGGCAATTAATTATGCTGCTACCGGTAATGCAGAGTGTAAGAAACGTTTGGAGTACATGATCGCGGAACTAAAAGCTTGCCAGGATGCTAATGCAAAGAAGCACCCGGAATGGGGAGAAGGATATGTAGGTGGTGTTCCCGATAGCAAAGTTATTTGGCCTAAGATTAAGGCCGGTGATGTTAGTGTGATCTGGAAGTACTGGGTGCCCTGGTACAACGTACATAAAATGTATGCCGGGCTTAGAGACGCATGGCTATATACCGGTAACAAAGAAGCAAAAAGGATTTTTATTAAATTCTGCGACTGGGCTATTAATATCACTTCTGGTCTTTCTGATATGAAAATGGAAGAGATGCTTGGTAATGAGCATGGTGGTATGAATGAAGTTTTTGCCGATGCATATCAGATGACTGGCGATCAGAAATATCTGATTGCTGCAAAGCGTTTTTCTCATAAAATGTTGCTTGATGCAATGGCAGCAAATACAGATAATCTTGATAATAAACACGCAAATACACAGGTGCCTAAGGTGGTCGGTTTTGAAAGAATAGCAGAACTATCTCACGATGATAAATATGGAAAGGCTGGAAGCTTTTTCTGGGAAACGGTAACAGCCAATCGTTCTCTTGCATTTGGTGGAAATAGCAGGAGGGAAATCTTCCCGAGTGCAGCTGCCTGTTCGGATTATGTAAATGATGTAGAAGGTCCGGAAAGTTGTAATTCATATAATATGTTGAAACTAACTGAAGATCTTTTCAGGGTAAATCCGTTGGCTAAATATGCCGATTTTTACGAAAGAACGCTATTTAACCACATACTTTCGTCTCAGCATCCCGAACATGGAGGATATGTATATTTTACATCAGCTCGCCCACGTCATTACAGGGTATATTCTACTCCGAATGAGGGAATGTGGTGCTGTGTAGGAAGCGGTATGGAGAACCATGGTAAATATGGTCAGTTTATCTATACCCACTCTAAAGATTCGTTGTTTTTGAATCTGTTTATTGCTTCAGAATTGAACTGGAAAGACAAAAATATAAAAGTAAGACAGGAAACTGGATTCCCTAACGAGGAACAGACAAAACTTACCATAACCAGTGGTAATGCTCGTTTCAGGTTGATGATTCGTTATCCTTATTGGGTAAATGATGGACAGCTGAAAATTACGGTTAATGGAAAGATGGTTGACATTGTTGGGCATCCGTCATCTTATGTAAGCATTGACAGAATCTGGAAAAAAGGGGATGTAGTAGAAATTAAATTCCCGATGAATACTCATATTGAACGTCTGCCTAATGTGCCTAATTATATAGCTTTTATGCATGGGCCTATCTTGCTGAGTGCAAAAACGGGCACAGAGGATATGAAAGGATTGGTTGCTGACGATTCCAGATGGGGGCATATTGCCGGTGGAAAGAAATTGCCTTTAAATGAAGCTCCGATTATTGTCGAGGATAATATCGCATCATTGACAGATAAGGTAATACCTGTAGCTGGAAAACCGTTTAATTTTACTTTCTCACAGGTTAAAATGGTTAATCCGATAAAGGTTGTACTTGAACCATTTTATAAAATTCATGATGCGAGATATGAAATGTATTGGATGACTTTATCAAACAGTCAGTACCGTTCTTATATTGATTCACTTTCAGTATTGGAACAACAAAAAGCCGATTTGCAGAAACGTACCATTGACTTTGTGGCTCCGGGAGAGCAACAACCGGAAGTTGACCATGCTTCTGAAAAGCAAAATACAAATAGTGGAAATAGTTTGGATGAATTTTGGCGTGATGCTCGCAATGAAGGATATTTTAGCTATAAACTTGCTACAAATAAGGAAACTGGTCTGAGTTTGATGGTGCGTTACTGGGGAGCTGAAACGGGTAATAGGAAATTTGATATTTACATTGATAATGAGAAGTTAGTAACGGAGAATATAAGTGACAAATGGAATAAAAAAGAATTCCAAAATGTAGAATATCTTATCCCTGATTCAATGCTGAAAGGCAAAGATTACGTTAGGGTTAAGTTTCAATCCATGCCTGGTAATATTGCCGGTGCAGTTTATTATGTTCGTATAGTCAGAAATAAATAG